The DNA region TATGAATATTTTAATGATAATCTAAATAACCTACTGTTGCATCAGAGCCCGGGACAACTCATTGGCAGTAGAGGTCCAACCAATGGTAGTTATGATGGGCTCTTAAGCGTAAGAGTGTCAAGTAACAGTCAATCAGAATTCGATTCTTAATACAAACGAATATTTTAGACATCTACGGCTTCATAAGCTCCGAATTTATTACCTTCTGGATTAGTTTTGACacctaaattattaaaaaaaaatagtcaatgtctttttaataatattttaaaatagaatATATTTTAATGATAAGGGAAATAATGgtgcttttttgtttttttttgtttttttggtaATTGTTGTTGTTAGAGctttttgtcaaaatttaatCTTCCCGGAACATTGTTACCCTGTCACAGACCCTCAGAGAGTCAGGTATGGGCCCACTAAAAGGGCCTTCTTTCCTCCGATAATGTTTTGGGTGATTAAAATAAATCCAGATGCGTTCCTCGTCGTTTCCCAATGTCATTACACGCCGCCGCGAAGCTCGCAACGCAACTGGCGACCAAATCCAAGTTGTCTTCGTGCCGCTCTCCATCCTTTCCTCTCTCGATCATCGCCGACCTgaacggaagaagaagaagagtaaatAGTCGGAAGCGAGAGCTTAGATCGCGGATCGCCTTCGGTGGAAGCCTGGGACGCAGCCTCGATCGATTTCATAGGTATCATTTCAGGATCGATTGGTTGTGTTGTTCTTTTGCGGGTTGAATTTGTGGGGTAGGCGATTTAGGGCTCATGGGGGAATGATTTGTTTAAGAAACATTTTGACCGTGGTTCGTGATCAGGTTTAGTTTCCTAACCGATGGAAGAGATTCGATTTTGACCTCTTTTTTGTTGCGTAGAGCAAAGGGACCTTGAGTTTGTTGCGAGGGAGCTGAATGCTTAGTTTATTGATAgagataaatagaaaatctattaCTTTTCTTTCCATTTTGTAGTTCTTTGGGATTTATCGAGCCGGCAGTTCAATGGGATCTGATATCTGATTTATTAGGTTTCGCGTGGCATTTCATTTTCTAATGACTgtgaaataagtttttttttttctttccgaaTAGATCTATTGTTTTCAAGATTAAATTCGAGAGAGCGTTACATGATGAGAAAGCCGATTCAGGTAACTAGTCAGATTGATTCATCATAGTAGAATGCAAATAGTTTTGCAGTTTCAGATCTTTTTTATCCTGTAGAAATTTTCTGATGAAATTTGACATGAATATATTTATCCAATACGTCATCCTCAATACTTGTTGATTGACTTTAGAATTGTTTTAGAGGACTTAGTTATCTTGGATGAACTTGTTTTTTTCTTAATGGTTTGTGCTTCTGTAAAACCATATATATTTTCCTCCCTTTTTCATTTGCTGGAGTAAATATAGTTTTTTCTGTTAGATGCTCGAAacaagattttattttgttagttTTCTTTCCTGTGGATCTCGATCTTCTTAAGGTGTCATTCTTGGAGAAGATAACACTGTTTTGTTGGCTTCAAAGGAGAGATTATGGATCATCTGGCAATAGTAGCTCAGGACTTTGGAGGTGATGTTTCCGATTTCGAGGTCGATGGTATTCAATGCGGCAATCTCAATGAGCATGATGTTAGTGATGAAGAAATCGAACCAGAGGAGTTGGAAAGAAGAATGTGGAAAGATAAGATTAGGCTTAAGAGAatcaaggaaaaggaaaagcttgATGCCCAGAAGTCTAAAGCAAAGCACACATCAGACCAGGCTCTTAGGAAAAAGATGTCCAGAGCTCAAGATGGGATTCTCAAGTATATGTTAAAGTTGGTGGAGGTGTGTAACGCCCGTGGGTTTGTCTATGGAATAATTCCTGATAAAGGAAAACCTATAAGTGGCGCTTCAGACAATATAAGAGCTTGGTGGAAGGAGAAGGTTAAGTTCGACAAGAATGGGCCTGCTGCCATCGCCAAGTACGAAGCAGAACACTCTGAAGCACAGAATGCACAAAAACGCGGGGATAGAAATCATCATACTCTGATGGATCTCCAAGATGCCACACTAGGATCTCTCCTATCATCACTGATGCAACATTGTGAGCCTCCGCAGCGAAAATACCCATTGGAGAAGCATGTTCCACCACCTTGGTGGCCCTCCGGCAATGAAGACTGGTGGATAGCTTTGAACTTACCCAAGGGCCAAGCACCCCCATACAAAAAACCGCATGATCTGAAGAAACTATGGAAAGTAGGGGTACTAACAGGAGTTATAAAACACATGTCTCCTAATATTGGAAAGATCAAAACTCATGTGCGGAAGTCAAAGTCCTTGCAGGATAAGATGAGTGCTAAAGAGAGCTCTATTTGGTTGGGAGTTCTTGATAGAGAAGAGATGACTGTCAATCAGCTTAGCGGTGGAAATGGCATGTCTGATCTAACACAACATAGTGGTTATGAGGAACAAAGGGAGGAGACAAACAGCTGTAACGATGAGTATGCTGTTGATGGCCTTGAAGATGCTCGAGGATCTACTTCATCCAAAGATGGTGGACAAAATATGCAGAGTGACACACAAGTAGAGAATGTAACAACTTTGAGGGAAGTTTGTCCTGCTGGAACTCCCAATCAACTTAATCAAAGCACAGAGCAAACAAATGAACATGCAAATCCAAAAAGACATCATGAAGCTGTTGCATCTTCCGACAAGCAGATGTCTATGCCGAATGAGGGAAGACCAAAGAAAATAAGAACTGCTATTCCAGACAGGAATGGCACAGAAACAGCAATATTGGTTCAACATCCACAAAATACGAACCAGGACTCTTGTGTCAATGCAAGGTCAATGCATCCAGAGACAGTTTCTCAAAGTCAATACCTCATATTGGAATCTGGGGTTGTTGATTATTTGAGCATCCCTCTTAATGCTGCTGCAGATAACATGTACATTGGTAGGCAACCATTGCTGTGCCCAGGAGTTCCTGATAATGAGTTGTACAATGATACAGTAATTCATACTGGAGCCGAGGATGGATTTTATAGGGGTTTCAGTAGCTTGCACGATACGCAGCAGAAGGAAATGTCTGTCATCAATCATGGAGTAAGGAATAATGGAAGCAGTAACCCTGCTGagaataattcatatgagcaTCTCCTAACACCAAATCTAAATCCACATCCAATCAATGGAGACATGCATCTATCTCTGGATGACTCTTTCTTCACAGGACCTGATAAGtatgatttgccaccagatatTTCTGGACTCGATTGTTCAAGCCCAATTCTTGACTTGGGCGAACTTACGAATAGTGACCTATGGATAATGGAATATTTGGGAACATAGGTaacaatcttttcttttcttttactttatggTCCGTCTTCTGTGCTAAGTTTACTAATGCATGCTCTTGTCGCAAAATCTATTTCACAGGGTAGCATTCCTAAATGTCTTCACAGTAGTGGGAACTAAGCAGTTACTGACTAAATCGACGTGCTAAGTATGATGTTCGTTCTTATTGGCCCAAACATCAACTCGATGTTCCAACTCAGTTCTCTCTGTCAAGTGTCAATTCTCAGGGAGGATTCTTATTTACTGCAACAATGAAGAACTTGATGGTTACAAATTCTTTCCTCTTGAATTTTTGCTGTATATACATCTTTGTGCGTCTGTGCATTTTCTGTTCCTTCATTGTTGTCACCTTGGGGGATAAAAATCCTTCATTTTCTCGGTAGTTTCTGGGAAAAGTTATTgtcataattaatttttcaagaattGGACATGGCTGATCATTGGACTCTATCCCTCTTTCCCTGCTTATTTATAGAAGCAACCTTCACAATATTAAATGATCACCCTCTGAATACTACAACTAACATGAATATTACAACTAACAGGAACTCTGAGAAATCAAATTTGAAATATATATTAAACGCCAAACAGTGGTGGAATACATGCCTGCATTAgttctgaaaaaaaaaactaattataaATGAATA from Zingiber officinale cultivar Zhangliang chromosome 4B, Zo_v1.1, whole genome shotgun sequence includes:
- the LOC121975736 gene encoding ETHYLENE INSENSITIVE 3-like 3 protein: MDHLAIVAQDFGGDVSDFEVDGIQCGNLNEHDVSDEEIEPEELERRMWKDKIRLKRIKEKEKLDAQKSKAKHTSDQALRKKMSRAQDGILKYMLKLVEVCNARGFVYGIIPDKGKPISGASDNIRAWWKEKVKFDKNGPAAIAKYEAEHSEAQNAQKRGDRNHHTLMDLQDATLGSLLSSLMQHCEPPQRKYPLEKHVPPPWWPSGNEDWWIALNLPKGQAPPYKKPHDLKKLWKVGVLTGVIKHMSPNIGKIKTHVRKSKSLQDKMSAKESSIWLGVLDREEMTVNQLSGGNGMSDLTQHSGYEEQREETNSCNDEYAVDGLEDARGSTSSKDGGQNMQSDTQVENVTTLREVCPAGTPNQLNQSTEQTNEHANPKRHHEAVASSDKQMSMPNEGRPKKIRTAIPDRNGTETAILVQHPQNTNQDSCVNARSMHPETVSQSQYLILESGVVDYLSIPLNAAADNMYIGRQPLLCPGVPDNELYNDTVIHTGAEDGFYRGFSSLHDTQQKEMSVINHGVRNNGSSNPAENNSYEHLLTPNLNPHPINGDMHLSLDDSFFTGPDKYDLPPDISGLDCSSPILDLGELTNSDLWIMEYLGT